In the Streptomyces sp. f51 genome, one interval contains:
- a CDS encoding pyridoxal phosphate-dependent aminotransferase: MQVIQSTKLANVCYEIRGPVLEEAMRLEAAGHRILKLNTGNPAAFGFECPPEILEDILRNVSSAHGYGDAKGLLAARRAVVMHNQTLGIETDVDHVFIGNGVSELIVMAMQALLDDGDEVLVPAPDYPLWTAAVSLSGGTAVHYRCDEQSDWMPDLADVERKITDRTKAIVIINPNNPTGAVYDDAMLRGLTDIARRHNLLVCSDEIYDKILYDGATHTATAKIAPDLLTLTFNGMSKAYRVAGYRVGWMSVSGPRAHAASYIEGLTILANMRLCANMPGQHGVVAALSGRQTINDLVLPGGRLKEQRDVAHELLTQIPGVTCVKPKGALYLFPRLDPKVFKVKDDRQMVLDLLRAEKIMVVQGTGFNWPEPDHFRVVTLPTVADLTDAVTRIGTFLDGYGQP, from the coding sequence ATGCAGGTGATCCAGTCCACGAAGCTCGCCAACGTCTGCTACGAGATCCGGGGTCCGGTTCTCGAGGAGGCGATGCGGCTCGAAGCTGCCGGTCACCGCATCCTCAAGCTCAACACGGGCAACCCGGCCGCGTTCGGCTTCGAGTGTCCGCCGGAGATCCTGGAGGACATCCTCCGCAACGTCTCCTCGGCGCACGGCTACGGCGACGCCAAGGGCCTGCTCGCCGCCCGTCGCGCGGTCGTCATGCACAACCAGACCCTCGGCATCGAGACGGACGTCGACCACGTCTTCATCGGCAACGGCGTGTCCGAGCTGATCGTGATGGCGATGCAGGCACTGCTGGACGACGGCGACGAGGTGCTCGTACCGGCCCCGGACTACCCCCTGTGGACCGCGGCGGTCTCGCTGTCCGGCGGCACGGCCGTGCACTACCGCTGCGACGAGCAGTCCGACTGGATGCCCGACCTCGCGGACGTGGAGCGGAAGATCACCGATCGCACCAAGGCGATCGTCATCATCAACCCGAACAACCCGACCGGCGCGGTCTACGACGACGCGATGCTCCGGGGGCTGACGGACATCGCCCGGCGCCACAACCTGCTGGTCTGCTCCGACGAGATCTACGACAAGATCCTCTACGACGGCGCCACGCACACGGCGACCGCCAAGATCGCCCCCGATCTGCTCACCCTCACCTTCAACGGCATGTCGAAGGCGTACCGGGTGGCGGGCTACCGCGTCGGGTGGATGTCGGTCTCGGGGCCGCGCGCGCACGCCGCCTCGTACATCGAGGGTCTGACGATCCTGGCGAACATGCGGCTGTGCGCGAACATGCCGGGCCAGCACGGCGTGGTGGCGGCGCTCAGCGGACGCCAGACGATCAACGACCTGGTCCTGCCGGGCGGGCGCCTGAAGGAGCAGCGGGACGTCGCCCACGAGCTGCTGACGCAGATCCCGGGCGTGACCTGCGTGAAGCCGAAGGGCGCGCTGTATCTCTTCCCGCGCCTGGACCCGAAGGTCTTCAAGGTCAAGGACGACCGGCAGATGGTGCTCGACCTGCTGCGGGCCGAGAAGATCATGGTCGTCCAGGGGACGGGCTTCAACTGGCCCGAGCCGGACCACTTCCGGGTGGTGACCCTGCCGACGGTCGCGGACCTGACGGACGCGGTGACCCGGATCGGCACCTTCCTGGACGGCTACGGCCAGCCCTGA